In Papaver somniferum cultivar HN1 chromosome 1, ASM357369v1, whole genome shotgun sequence, a genomic segment contains:
- the LOC113324037 gene encoding probable disease resistance protein RXW24L: protein MEAAIEFSLRKSTTLISDEIGLLSGVDDQVYQLQNNLRWMSNSIKYADEKRRVSQRVSDWVRDIRRIAFDAEDVIDEFIIKLHLQRLEEQRKKRHNLGARIKGSLKFCFTTTKQLPFRHELGDQIRGINDRVHKLSNTNDTYILPLENGATFLGGFDTTANNSLQEKIKSRRAAIAREKYQDAANIHENSARQITDSLMGKEGDGDQKRLRIISIVGMGGVGKTTLAKRVYYNDNIVMQNFQTFAFVYVSQTYIVKDLLRSLIKHFSSVTDEEEVSCSRLYNCLQGSKYLIVLDDIWNTDAWDSLKCAFPNENNGSRVLITTRLKDVARYADSSCSTNIHELGVISETESWELFLKTTFPSSSSSQQLVCPKELEGLGKDMLTKCHGLPLAIVVLGSLLSSKERSEHVWSRVTDSVNWHLSQGNDAYKCWGILALSYYDLPYFLKPCFLYMSLFPEDGEIRATKLFQYWIAEGFVEKRDQKTLEDVAEDYLEELIRRSLIQVDRFRCDGRVKTCRIHDLLRELAILESKEDQFSHICSGVQELFLNQSNVRRVAVYNTADDAQNQEEHYFTECRQGITVRSLMFRGLHFVQHNQLDSLFGGFKLLRVLEFSGSTGQSTGRFPSLPKELGELLHLRYLSFENTKLEKLNTGYLMKLVNLQTLNLNLCGTKLALEDKIGSLHQLRHLYLGDLRHDITGTASTATNHLGIGNLTNLQSLRIEAGDWIYGGGLKSLCSLKKLRIHGCSSTHSVQISDAIVRLVGLKSLMLQSVNTLTEGVPLISINFASHTNLQNLLLKGELDAWTGSVSFPPNLTKLILEESLIVTDPMVILEKLPKLTFLHLGFRSYVGEKMVCSEGGFVSLQTLRLASLEKLEQWIVENGALEKLTHLEILLCRKMAKLPVKQLISLQKLTVNAIHYTPKQWLEAQKS from the coding sequence ATGGAGGCTGCCATTGAATTTTCTCTGAGAAAATCAACCACTTTAATAAGTGATGAAATAGGTTTGCTAAGTGGAGTTGATGATCAAGTATATCAGCTTCAAAACAATCTCCGGTGGATGTCTAATTCCATAAAATATGCAGACGAAAAACGTAGAGTATCTCAACGGGTGAGTGATTGGGTTAGAGATATTCGTAGAATAGCTTTTGATGCAGAAGATGTCATTGACGAGTTCATAATCAAATTACATCTCCAGCGACTAGAAGAACAACGTAAGAAGAGACATAACCTTGGAGCTCGCATCAAGGGATCCTTGAAATTTTGTTTTACTACCACCAAACAGTTACCATTTCGACATGAGTTAGGAGATCAGATCAGAGGGATCAATGACAGGGTGCACAAGTTGTCAAACACCAATGACACGTACATTCTTCCACTAGAGAATGGAGCAACTTTTCTTGGTGGTTTTGACACAACTGCAAACAATTCGTTGCAAGAGAAGATCAAGTCAAGACGAGCTGCAATTGCCAGAGAGAAATATCAAGATGCGGCCAACATTCATGAGAATAGCGCAAGGCAGATCACAGACTCATTGATGGGGAAGGAAGGTGACGGTGATCAAAAGAGACTCCGCATAATTTCAATTGTAGGGATGGGTGGCGTGGGTAAGACTACTCTGGCTAAGAGGGTTTATTataatgataacattgttatgcaAAATTTTCAAACCTTTGCTTTTGTTTACGTATCACAAACTTATATTGTCAAAGACCTCTTAAGGAGCCTTATCAAGCACTTCTCTTCTGTCACTGATGAGGAAGAGGTGTCTTGTTCGAGGCTTTATAATTGTCTGCAGGGGAGCAAGTATTTGATAGTGTTGGATGACATCTGGAACACAGATGCTTGGGATAGCTTGAAGTGTGCCTTCCCGAATGAAAACAATGGAAGCAGAGTACTTATCACCACTCGCCTCAAAGATGTAGCTCGTTATGCTGATTCGTCGTGTAGCACTAACATCCACGAATTGGGTGTAATTAGTGAGACTGAGAGTTGGGAGCTCTTTCTAAAGACAACATTTCCAAGCAGCAGCTCTAGTCAACAACTTGTGTGTCCAAAAGAATTGGAGGGCTTGGGAAAGGATATGCTGACCAAGTGTCACGGGTTGCCTCTCGCGATCGTGGTCTTAGGAAGCCTCTTATCAAGCAAAGAAAGGTCAGAGCATGTGTGGTCTAGGGTGACCGACAGTGTAAATTGGCATCTGAGCCAAGGTAACGATGCTTATAAATGTTGGGGAATTCTAGCCTTGAGTTATTATGACTTGCCCTATTTCTTGAAACCGTGCTTTCTTTATATGAGCCTTTTTCCCGAAGATGGTGAGATCCGTGCTACAAAGTTGTTTCAATACTGGATCGCAGAAGGATTTGTTGAAAAGAGAGATCAAAAAACTCTAGAAGATGTTGCGGAGGATTACTTAGAGGAATTAATAAGGAGAAGCTTGATCCAGGTTGACAGATTCAGATGTGACGGCCGTGTGAAAACATGTCGCATCCATGATTTACTTCGGGAACTCGCTATTTTAGAGTCTAAAGAAGATCAGTTTTCTCACATTTGCAGTGGAGTTCAGGAACTTTTTCTCAATCAAAGCAATGTTCGCCGAGTCGCTGTCTATAATACtgctgatgatgctcagaaccaGGAGGAGCACTACTTCACTGAATGCCGTCAAGGTATAACAGTTCGTTCTTTGATGTTTAGGGGTCTACATTTTGTGCAGCATAATCAGCTGGATTCTTTGTTCGGAGGTTTCAAATTATTAAGGGTGCTGGAATTTAGTGGTTCCACTGGGCAGTCTACTGGACGATTTCCTTCATTACCAAAGGAACTCGGAGAACTCCTCCATTTGAGGTACTTAAGCTTTGAAAATACTAAACTAGAAAAACTGAATACAGGTTACTTAATGAAGCTCGTCAATCTACAGACTCTTAACCTAAATCTCTGTGGCACTAAACTCGCTTTGGAAGACAAGATTGGCAGCTTGCACCAATTGAGACATTTATATCTGGGTGACCTTCGCCATGATATAACTGGTACAGCATCTACCGCTACCAATCATTTGGGGATTGGTAATCTTACAAATCTACAGTCACTTCGCATCGAGGCTGGGGATTGGATATATGGCGGTGGGTTGAAAAGCCTGTGTTCTCTTAAAAAGTTGAGGATACATGGGTGTTCAAGTACACATTCAGTTCAGATCTCGGATGCCATTGTCAGATTAGTTGGTCTCAAATCATTGATGCTGCAATCTGTCAATACTTTAACCGAAGGAGTACCGCTGATATCTATCAACTTCGCAAGCCATACGAATCTCCAGAATCTACTTCTGAAAGGGGAGCTTGATGCATGGACAGGATCTGTTTCATTCCCACCAAACCTTACTAAGCTAATATTGGAGGAGTCGCTCATTGTCACAGACCCAATGGTGATTCTGGAAAAGCTGCCAAAGTTAACATTTTTACATTTGGGATTTAGATCTTATGTTGGAGAGAAAATGGTTTGTTCAGAAGGTGGTTTTGTCAGTCTTCAAACCTTGAGACTTGCTTCTTTGGAGAAATTAGAGCAGTGGATAGTGGAAAATGGAGCATTGGAAAAACTTACACATCTGGAGATTCTTCTGTGCAGGAAAATGGCAAAGCTTCCTGTAAAACAGCTGATTTCACTCCAAAAGTTAACAGTAAATGCCATACACTACACACCCAAGCAATGGTTAGAAGCCCAGAAAAGCTGA
- the LOC113276084 gene encoding F-box protein At3g07870-like: protein MGFGYNASNNNYKVVRIQSPGGIQKDRNKGLVQIYTLGGESSGWRNIGEISCILESNSILWNGSIYWLAWDSNQWKIAGFDLADEEFRYLPTPTLGHSFFSWSQLTLLGGYLSIFNIDGIYERTYIWSFKKKQNDDLSVEGGGL, encoded by the coding sequence ATGGGATTTGGTTACAATGCTTCTAATAACAATTACAAGGTTGTTAGAATTCAGTCCCCCGGCGGTATCCAGAAGGACCGGAACAAAGGATTGGTTCAAATATATACTCTTGGTGGTGAAAGCAGTGGCTGGAGAAATATCGGAGAAATTAGCTGTATATTGGAGTCTAACAGTATCCTTTGGAATGGATCCATTTATTGGTTGGCATGGGACAGCAACCAGTGGAAGATTGCCGGATTTGATTTGGCAGACGAAGAGTTCCGATATCTCCCAACACCAACTTTAGGACATAGTTTTTTTAGTTGGTCGCAACTTACACTATTGGGTGGGTATCTGAGCATTTTTAATATTGATGGAATTTATGAGCGCACGTACATATGGTCGTTTAAAAAGAAGCAGAATGATGATCTCTCTGTCGAGGGAGGAGGGCTATAA